The region TTGGGGAGGGCGGGGCGGCTCAGACGGCGGGGGTGGCCCCGGCGAGGGCCTCGACCAGGGTGGTGGCTCGGGCGCGGGCGGCGGTGAGGGCCGCCGCGGAGGCGTCGGTGCGGGGGAAGCCGTCAGGCAGGCCCGTCAGCACCTCGTGCAGCAGCGCCCGACGGCGCGGCGCCCGGTCCAGGGGCGCCAGCCCGCGCAGCGCCACGTCGAGGTGGTCGAGCAGGTCGCGGTCGAACACCGCGTCCCAGCGATCCCGCGCGGCGCCCCGGCCCCACCACGCCCGCTCGTCCCGCGGCGCCGACCGCAGCGCCGCCGTCGCCGCCTCGTCGAGGAGGCCCTCGGACACCACCACCCCGTAGTCCCGCGCCGCGGCACCGACCGAGATCAGCCGCCCGAGCACGTCGGCCAGCACCGCCTGGGGCGCCCGCAGGAACGGGTCGCCGTACCCGCCCGCGCCGGCCGTCCGCAGCGTGACGGTGTCACCCACCTCCAGCGGCACGGTGTCGACGACCACGAGCCGCTGCTCGCCGTCGCGGCCCTCGTTCACGATCAGCTCCGTGCACGCGCCCGGTCCGCCGCCGGCCGCGCCCCACGGCTGGAACCGCGTCCGCTCCAGACCGCGCGCCAGCAGCGTGCCGGGCTCGAGCGCCTCGAAGACGAGCTCGAGCCCGCTCCCGCCGCGCCAGCGCCCGGGACCGGCCGAGTCGGGCCGCACCGCGTAGCGCAGCACGCGCACGCCGATCGAGGCCTCGACCGTCTCGACCGGGTTGTTGGCGAGGTTGGAGATGCCGCTGTCACGGCCGTCGATGCCGTCGGCACCGCGGCGCGCGCCGGTCCCGCCCACCATGGGCTCGACCACCTGCAGGTTCTTCCCCGGTCCGCTCGCGCGCGGCGCGAAGACCACCGGGACCACGAGCCCGCTCGAGGCGGCCGGCAGCACGTCGGGCGCGGCCTGCACCAGCGCGCCGGAGACGACGTCGTTCACGCGCGAGACCGTCGCGTGCCGCACCCCGACCGCCGCCGGCGCGACGGCGTTGAGCACGCTGCCCTCCGGCGCCCGGAACGTCACGACGTCCATGAGCCCGCCGTTCAGCG is a window of Litorihabitans aurantiacus DNA encoding:
- a CDS encoding hydantoinase B/oxoprolinase family protein, translated to MLSEPTKPTVLSVLERELGQMRLIAATEEMSLALQRASRSLYVRETADFACAVADASGRFVAYPQGIGVSGFVGLDVSEAVRVVREREGLEPGDVILTNDPYTSGALSTHLPDVHAIAPYFEGEEVVGYGWTFIHVSDVGGRVPSSVSVRNDSIFAEGLRIPPVKYVAAGRRVPGVEALLRANSRAAEQNDGDLAAMLAALDRGRARVAEVVADHPGGLAQIGEHARAQTAARARRALGRLADGGYRFEDYLDNDAVSDLPLRIALRATVAGGTLDLDFTGTDPQVEAALNMVTQGRAHSWVLTRMFALVGTLDPDVPLNGGLMDVVTFRAPEGSVLNAVAPAAVGVRHATVSRVNDVVSGALVQAAPDVLPAASSGLVVPVVFAPRASGPGKNLQVVEPMVGGTGARRGADGIDGRDSGISNLANNPVETVEASIGVRVLRYAVRPDSAGPGRWRGGSGLELVFEALEPGTLLARGLERTRFQPWGAAGGGPGACTELIVNEGRDGEQRLVVVDTVPLEVGDTVTLRTAGAGGYGDPFLRAPQAVLADVLGRLISVGAAARDYGVVVSEGLLDEAATAALRSAPRDERAWWGRGAARDRWDAVFDRDLLDHLDVALRGLAPLDRAPRRRALLHEVLTGLPDGFPRTDASAAALTAARARATTLVEALAGATPAV